In Exiguobacterium sp. 9-2, the genomic window AAGTGGCAGAAAGTCGTCTGCAGGCGATCAAGGAGTTCACGGAGCTCGGTAGCGGTTTTAAAATCGCAATGCGTGACTTGTCGATTCGCGGTGCCGGGAACTTACTCGGTTCGCAACAATCTGGATTCATCGATTCTGTTGGTTTCGATCTCTATTCGCAGATGCTTGCAGAAGCAGTCGAGGAGCGGAAAGAACGGATGAAAGGTAAAAAACGCATCCAGAAATTCGTTCCTGAGTTCACATTCAGCCTTGATGCCTATATTCCATCGCACTACATGACAGACTCCGAGCTGAAAATCGAGTTCTACAAACGTTTGAAATATGTTGATACCGTCGATAGTCTCGAACAACTCGAAACGGAAATGCTTGAACGATTCGGTGAGTTTCCGGATGAGGTCGCGCGTTTGATCCAGTTGACGCGAATGCGCATTTTCGCTGAACGGGCGCGTGTCGAGCGTGTTAAACAAACCGATCCGAAAATTGAGATCGTCTTATCGCTCCAATCGACACAACAACTCGATGTGGCGGACTTCGTTAAATGGACTGTTCCACTGGGACGTGGTCTTGGAATGGGACAACAAGAGGAGAAACTCGTCTTAACCCTCAACCGCAACAAACAGTCGACGCAACAGATGACGATGCAGGCAGAACAATTATTGGCGGAACTTGATCGCCGGCTCGTCGGGCGATGAATAGACGAACGATTGCGCAAGGCGCAGCACTGCTTGCGATCTCTAGTTATATCTCAAAATTGCTCAGCTTCTTTTACCGGATTCCGTATCAGAACCTCGCTGGTGATTTCGGATTGTACGTCTATCAGACCGTCTATCCATTATTTGCGATTGCGGCAGCGCTCGGCATTTATGCGCTGCCTGTCATCGTGGCGAAGTTGACGCTTCACCACCCGGATGAGAAACGAGAAGTTCTCTGGTCGATTTTTTATGTCTTACTTGCCATGACCGTCTTTTTCGGTCTGCTCGGATGGTGGATCGCCCCGACGCTCGCTGGGTGGTTCGGGGATGCAAAACTGGTTGTGCCCCTGCGTGCGGTAACATGTACGTTTTATTTACTACCCGTGATTGCTGTTCTACGAGGAATGTTCCAAGCAGATCTTGAGATGCGACCGACGGCTGTATCCCAAGTCTCTGAAAATGCCGTCCGTGTCGGACTATTGTTGCTTGTGACGTATATCGGTGTCTCGATGCAGGCGGACCCCTACTGGATTGGTGCGAGCGCTCATTTAACGGCGATTGGCGGCAGCATCGTTTCGTTATTCGTCCTGTTACGCTTTGCGAAAGGGAAAATCGGTCGTCCGGTATTTTCGAGTATTCATATAAGACGTGTCGGAAAAGTGCTGGTGACAAGCGGTGTAGCAGTTAGTATCGCGTCACTTGCATTGTTGCTGATGCAATTGATTGATGGATTAACGTTCGTCAATCTACTTGGCAATACGACGGAAACAAAAATCGAAAAAGGAATACTCGACCGTGGGTATCCGTTACTGCAATTTGCGATTCTGTTTGCGACGTCGATGAGCCTTGCGAGTGTGCCAGCCTTGTCGACCGCATACCGGAAACACGATCCACAGATGATGCGTCAACAACTCGAGACATTACTCCGTTCCGGTTTATTGATTGCCGCTGCAGCGACGATCGGGCTAATGGGTGTGATGCGTCCGCTCAATATTGCGTTATATCAAAATGATCAAGGAACAGCGGGATTGATTTGGCTCGCAGCGACGGCATTTGCCGCATCGATCGCGATGATGATCGTCTCTTGTCTCCAGTCGGTTGATGCCGAGAAGTATGCGCTTGTTGGTGTTCTTATCGGATTAGGGGCGAAGCTTACTCTGAACCTCTATTTCATTCCCCGATATGGTATGATCGGGGCGGGTATGGCGACATTTGGCGGTTTTGCCGTCATGGCGGCAGCACAATGGATTTTATTGAACCGGAAGTTCGGTCGTGTATCTGCGGGAACTGTTTTTTATCGAAGACTGGTCTTACCTGTGCTTACCATGGGTGTGTTTCTGTATCTGATCGAGACGTTTTTCCAGCTGTTTGAGCTTGAGACACGAATCGGTGCGGCACTCGAAGTCGGCGTTCTTGTCGTCGGTGGTGCCATCATTTATGGCAGTATGGCGTTACGCTTTCGTGCCTTATCAGAACAAGAGTGGGCGTTATTGCCTTTAGGAGATAAGTTATATCAGATGTACCAACGTAGGAGGAGCATATGACACACCGAATTACGATCGTCGGCCTTGGCGTCGGCGAACTCGAACAATTGCCGTTTGGCATCTATCGATTATTAAAAAACACGACACAACCTGTCTATTTGCGGACAGTGGATCATCCAGTCGTTTCAGAACTTGCAGCAGAGGGAATGAACTTTACATCATTTGACTCAGTTTATGAACGACATAGTCGGTTTGAAGACGTATATACAGAAATCGTCGAGGAATTGCTTCGTCTTTCTGAAACGACGGATATCATCTATGCCGTTCCAGGACATCCATTAGTCGCTGAGAGTACTGTGCAACAGTTGTTGCAACGGACAGACAATGTCGATGTCGTAGGGGGACAAAGTTTTCTCGATCCGATGTTCGCTGCACTTGGCGTGGATCCGATTGAAGGATTCCAGTTACTTGATGCAACGGCATTTGCTGTCGATGAAGCACAGATTCGTCAACATCTACTGATTGGGCAAGTCTATGACGCGCTCGTCGCTGGCGACTTAAAAGTCCAGTTGATGGAACGGTATCCGGACGAACATCTCGTCACTCTTGTCACAGCAGCAGGTACGAGTCAGCAAACCGTTCAAAACGTACCGTTATATGAACTCGATCATGTGACGACGCTCAGTAACTTAACGACGGTCTATGTACCACCGGTTACGGATGAGCAGACGTTGAATCGTGACTTCGCGACTTTAAAAGAGATTATCGCGCGATTACGCGGTGAAGGTGGTTGTCCGTGGGATCAAGAGCAGACGCATGAGTCCTTAAAACGACATTTAATCGAAGAATCTTACGAATTACTGGAAGCAATCGACCTTCAGGACGATAACTTAATGATAGAAGAACTAGGAGACGTCCTCTTACAGGTTATGCTCCACGCACAAATTGGTCTAGATGAAGGGTATTTTGATATTCGAGACGTCATCGGAAGCGTCAGCGATAAGATGATTCGTCGCCATCCCCATGTCTTCGGGGAAACGACTGTTGATTCTTCAGCAGACGTTGTGTCGAACTGGCAAGACATCAAAGCACAAGAAAAACCGGAGCGGACTTCTTTACTTGATGGTGTGACAAAAGGAGCACCTGCTTTGATGCGCGCAGAAGACATTCAAAAGAAAGTGGCGAAAGTCGGTTTCGAGTGGGAAGACGTCGAGGGGGCACTTGAAAAAGTGATCGAAGAGTTACATGAATTGAAAGAAGCAGCCCCAGAAGAACGACTCGGAGAATTTGGAGACGTCCTGTTCTCGATAACACTCGTCGGAAAATACCTCGGTCTATCGGCAGAAGAAGGATTACAACGAACGAATGATAAATTTATTCGCCGTTTTACACGGATGGAACAACTAGCGGATCGACCGCTCGTTGAGATGACGCTTGAAGAGCAAGATTCACTCTGGCATCAAGCGAAGCAGGAGGAACAGTCATGAGACTTGATAAATTTTTAAAAGTATCGCGTCTGATCAAACGACGGACGCTTGCGAAAGAAGTCGCCGATCAAGGTCGGATTACGATCAATGGTAATGTAGCGAAAGCAAGTAGCACGGTAGCAGCAGGTGATGAGATGACGATTCGGTTCGGAAATAAGATCGTGACAGTTGCGATTTCAAGCATTAAAGAACATGCGAAAAAAGAAGAAGCATCTGATATGTATGAAATCATCCGTGAAGAAAAGGTGAATTCCGAAGAATCGATGTAATTTACCGGAAAAAGGAAGTATACTAAAGAGTGTCAGGGATGACCACTCAGAAAGAGGAGGGATGATATGCCAACACCGCTCGAATCAGGGCGTCAAACGCCAAAGATCAAGCCGCTCAATGACCGTAAGAAGCAATTGAGTCAGAATGCTATTGAAAACCGTCGACGTCTCAAAAATCGCTTTTTCTTGTGTCTGACCGTCTTTTTGCTCATCTTTTCCCTCATGGGGTGGTCATACATGGAAAAACGGCAATTGATCGCAGAACAAAAGCAGTCATTTCAAGTAGCTGAACAGGAGCAGACGAAAGCAAAAAAAGAGACTGCTCGTCTGAAAGAAGAAATCAATCGTCTCAATGATAAAGAATATGTGGCGAACTTAGCCCGGAGCGAGTTGCTCTATTCGAAAAAAGGGGAAACGATCTTCTACTTTTCACCTGAAGACTAATTGAAGGTTGCCGATTGATTGAAAAAAGAATGAATCACTCGTATAATAAGAAACGAATCAACTAAAAAGGAGCAATACAATTTATGTCGATTGAAGTAGGCAGCAAAGTGCAAGGGAAAGTAACAGGCATCACGAATTTCGGAGCGTTCGTTGAGTTACCAACAGGGAAAACTGGTCTTGTTCACATTAGTGAAGTGGCAGATTCTTATGTTAAGGACATCAATGATGTATTAACGGTTGGTCAAGAAATCACCGTTAAAGTCTTAAGTGTTGAAAACGATGGTAAGATTGGTCTTTCCATTAAAAAAGCCGTCGATCGTCCAGAAGGTGAACGCCCACGTCCAGCACGTCAGTTCGATCGTGGACCACGTCCAGCAGGACAAGATCGCGGACCACGTTCGTTCGATAACAAAGGACCGCGTGGAGGCGGTAATCGTGGAGGCTTCAACAAAGGTGGCCGTAATACACCACCACCGCGCAAAGAACAATCGTTCGATACGTTGATGTCTAGTTTCCTGAAAGATAGTGAAGATCGTCTTGCTACATTGAAACGTCAAACGGATTCAAAACGTGGCGGGCGCGGCGCAAAACGTCAATAACTTGCTGACCTGTTCTTTATAAGAATAGAGATGGAATGACGCCGTTCATTCCATCTTTTATTTTTTTAAAATTATTTTTATAAAAAGCGTTGACTTTCATTTGACCTGCCCGTATTATAGAAAATGTGCTTAAGACGCACGAGTTAAAAATATGGCGGTGTAGCTCAGCTGGCTAGAGCGTACGGTTCATACCCGTGAGGTCGTGGGTTCGACTCCCTCCGCCGCTACCATATTTTTTTTGGCCCGTTGGTCAAGCGGTTAAGACACCGCCCTTTCACGGCGGTAACACGGGTTCGAATCCCGTACGGGTCATTCTCAAAAAGCTATCTCTATTATATAGAGATAGCTTTTTTTAGGTTTTAACGGAAAGGGGTGAAGTCGTAATGGAAGGTGTGCCGTTTGAACCGCTCCTAGTCGGAGTGTCTGGAGGATGTGACTCGATGGTACTCGTCGATCGGTTGTATCGAGAAGGGTATGACATTGCAATTGCACATGTGCATCACGGATTACGAGAAGCATCCGACGAAGAAGCACATTTTATCGAAGACTG contains:
- a CDS encoding putative polysaccharide biosynthesis protein → MNRRTIAQGAALLAISSYISKLLSFFYRIPYQNLAGDFGLYVYQTVYPLFAIAAALGIYALPVIVAKLTLHHPDEKREVLWSIFYVLLAMTVFFGLLGWWIAPTLAGWFGDAKLVVPLRAVTCTFYLLPVIAVLRGMFQADLEMRPTAVSQVSENAVRVGLLLLVTYIGVSMQADPYWIGASAHLTAIGGSIVSLFVLLRFAKGKIGRPVFSSIHIRRVGKVLVTSGVAVSIASLALLLMQLIDGLTFVNLLGNTTETKIEKGILDRGYPLLQFAILFATSMSLASVPALSTAYRKHDPQMMRQQLETLLRSGLLIAAAATIGLMGVMRPLNIALYQNDQGTAGLIWLAATAFAASIAMMIVSCLQSVDAEKYALVGVLIGLGAKLTLNLYFIPRYGMIGAGMATFGGFAVMAAAQWILLNRKFGRVSAGTVFYRRLVLPVLTMGVFLYLIETFFQLFELETRIGAALEVGVLVVGGAIIYGSMALRFRALSEQEWALLPLGDKLYQMYQRRRSI
- the mazG gene encoding nucleoside triphosphate pyrophosphohydrolase is translated as MTHRITIVGLGVGELEQLPFGIYRLLKNTTQPVYLRTVDHPVVSELAAEGMNFTSFDSVYERHSRFEDVYTEIVEELLRLSETTDIIYAVPGHPLVAESTVQQLLQRTDNVDVVGGQSFLDPMFAALGVDPIEGFQLLDATAFAVDEAQIRQHLLIGQVYDALVAGDLKVQLMERYPDEHLVTLVTAAGTSQQTVQNVPLYELDHVTTLSNLTTVYVPPVTDEQTLNRDFATLKEIIARLRGEGGCPWDQEQTHESLKRHLIEESYELLEAIDLQDDNLMIEELGDVLLQVMLHAQIGLDEGYFDIRDVIGSVSDKMIRRHPHVFGETTVDSSADVVSNWQDIKAQEKPERTSLLDGVTKGAPALMRAEDIQKKVAKVGFEWEDVEGALEKVIEELHELKEAAPEERLGEFGDVLFSITLVGKYLGLSAEEGLQRTNDKFIRRFTRMEQLADRPLVEMTLEEQDSLWHQAKQEEQS
- a CDS encoding RNA-binding S4 domain-containing protein, whose translation is MRLDKFLKVSRLIKRRTLAKEVADQGRITINGNVAKASSTVAAGDEMTIRFGNKIVTVAISSIKEHAKKEEASDMYEIIREEKVNSEESM
- a CDS encoding FtsB family cell division protein → MPTPLESGRQTPKIKPLNDRKKQLSQNAIENRRRLKNRFFLCLTVFLLIFSLMGWSYMEKRQLIAEQKQSFQVAEQEQTKAKKETARLKEEINRLNDKEYVANLARSELLYSKKGETIFYFSPED
- a CDS encoding S1 domain-containing RNA-binding protein; translated protein: MSIEVGSKVQGKVTGITNFGAFVELPTGKTGLVHISEVADSYVKDINDVLTVGQEITVKVLSVENDGKIGLSIKKAVDRPEGERPRPARQFDRGPRPAGQDRGPRSFDNKGPRGGGNRGGFNKGGRNTPPPRKEQSFDTLMSSFLKDSEDRLATLKRQTDSKRGGRGAKRQ